AGTCTGGTCGTTCCCTACGAACTGCCGAGCATGCGCAGCCTGCCTTCGTCCGGCCTGAAGCAGGGCACCATCGTGCGTTTCTCGATTGGCCTGGAAGCCGCGCGCGATCTGCAAGCCGATCTGGCGCAGGCGTTCAAGCTCGCCCTCGGAGCCTGAAGCTCACTTGAGCAAGGGCTTGAGCACCGGCCACACATTGCCCAGCAGCAGCGGCTGGGCGGTCGCGTTGGGGTGAATCCGGTCTGCCTGAAACAGGCGGGTCGGGTCCGCATCATCGGCCACGCCCTTGAGCAGAAACGGCACGAGCGCCGTCTGGTACTTCTTGGCCACGGCGGGGAAGACCTCACCGAACTGCTGCGTGTATTTGCCGCCATAGTTCGGCGGCACCTGCATGCCCACCAGCACCACCTTGGCACCGGCTTTCTGCGATTGCTCGGTCATCCACGAGAGGTTGTCATCGGTGTTCTTGAGCGGCAATCCTCGCAGCGCGTCGTTCGCGCCCAGCTCCAGAATCACATGCGTGGGCTGATGCGTTTTCAGCAGCGCGGGAAGGCGCGAACGCCCGCCCGATGTGGTGTCGCCGCTCACGCTGGCGTTGACGACCTTGGCGCTGATCTTGTCGGTGGCGATCTGCCTTTCCAGCAAGGTGACCCAGCCCGTGCCGCGCGCGAGGCCATATTCGGCGCTGATCGAGTCGCCCACCACCAGAATCGTGGCGGGCGCGCCGGATGTGCCTGGAGTGCCTGAGGCGGCCTGCGCACCAGTGCAAGCCCACGCGGCGCATGTGAGCACCATGCTCGCGATACAGTCTCGTAGATTCATCGCTTGATTTATCCTTTGTTGCCAGTCATTCCAGCCTGTTGAGAGTGTTCATGACCGAATCCAGTTCCGCACAAACATCCGCCGCCATCGAACCGATCATCGCCGTCGATCACGTGCACAAGTCGGTGGAAGATTCGACGGGCTCGCTGGATATTCTGCGCGATATCGATTTCCGTCTCGCGCCCAAGGAAACCGTGGCCATCGTCGGCGCGTCCGGCTCGGGCAAGAGCACGCTTCTGTCGATCATCGCGGGGCTGGACACGCCCTCCAAAGGCGCGGTGCGGCTGGCCGGGCAGGATCTGTTTGCGCTCGACGAGGACGAGCGCGCCGCGCTGCGCGGGCAGAAGATGGGCTTTGTGTTCCAGAGCTTTCAGCTCATGGGCAATCTCACCGCACTCGAAAACGTGATGCTGCCGCTGGAACTGGTGGCCGACCGCAATGCGCGCACGCTGGCGCAGGAAATGCTCGCCCGCGTGGGTCTGGGGCAGCGGCTCAATCACTATCCCAAGGTGCTTTCCGGCGGCGAGCAGCAACGCGTGGCGCTGGCCCGCGCGTTTGTCGTGAAGCCCGCCGTTTTGCTGGCCGACGAGCCGACGGGAAGTCTGGATTTCGCCACCGGCGAGACCATCATGCAGCTCATGTTCGACCTGAACTGCGAACTGGGCACGACGTTGGTCATGGTCACGCACGACCGGGGCATTGCCGCGCGCTGCGACCGGCGCATCGTCATCGAGGCCGGGCGTGTGGCCTCGATGGATTGATGATGATGACGATGGCGATGCTGAAGAACGCCTGATCAGGCGATCTGCTTGCGCTCGGCGGCCATGCTGGCGGCGGCGGTGAAGATCACGTCGGTGGACGAATTGAGCGCGGTTTCGGTCGAATCCTGCAGGATGCCGATGATGAAGCCGATACCGACGACCTGCATCGCCACATCGTTGGAAATGCCGAACAGGCTGCAGGCCAGCGGAATCAGCAGCAGCGAGCCGCCTGCCACGCCCGAAGCGCCGCAGGCGCACACCGACGCCACCACGCACAGCAGCAAGGCGGTCGGCACATCCACAGGGATGCCCAGCGTGTGCGCAGTCGCCAGCGACAGCACGCTGATGGTGACGGCCGCACCGGCCATGTTGATGGTCGCGCCCAGCGGAATCGCCACGCTGTAGGTGTCTTCGTGCAGCTTCAGGCGCTTGGCCAGAGCCAGGTTGATTGGAATATTGGCGGCCGAGCTGCGTGTGAAGAACGCGGTCACACCGCTCTCGCGCAGGCAGGTCAGCACGAGCGGGAAGGGGTTTCGGCGGATCATGAACCATACGATCAGCGGGTTGATCACCAGCGCCACGAACAGCATGCAGCCGACCAGCACGACGAGCAGATGCGCATAGCCCTTGAGCGCCTGCAGGCCGGCGTCGGCGAACGTGGTGGCGACGAGGCCCAGAATGCCGAAAGGCGCAAAGCGGATGACGAGCTGGATGATCTGCGTGACCGCATCCGACAGATCCTGCAGCGTGTTGCGCGTGGTCTCGCTCGCGTGGCGCAGCGCCATGCCCAGAGCCACGGCCCACGCCAGAATGCCGATGTAGTTGGCCTCGGAAATCGCCTTCACCGGGTTGCTGACCACGTTCATCAGCAGCTCCAGCAGCACTTCCGAAATCGATCCCGGTGCCTTGGCCGCGGCGGTCTGAACGTCCAGCACCAATTGGCTTGGGAACATGAAACTGGCCGCCACTCCCACAGCTGCTGCCGCCAGCGTGCCCACGGCGTAGAGCGCCAGAACGGGCTTGATCAGCGTGGTCTCTCCCACCTTGTGATTGCTGATGGCCGCAATCACCAGCACGAACACCAGCACCGGCGCAACCGCCTTGAGCGCGGCGATGAACAGCGTGCCGAGAATCGACAACTGCGCGGCCAAACCGGGTGCAAGCAGCGCGATGGCGATGCCGAGAACCAGTGCAATGGCGATCTGGGCGACAAGACTGGTGCGTTTGAACCAGTTCACAACGGGAGAAAGAATCATGGCCAGTAAATCCATGCCAAAGCTGCGCCACTTGTGGTGGCTCGGCAATGGGCGGTCGATCTGAATCCGGAGGCGTCCGGAATGAAAAACACCGCGCAGGTGGGGCGCGGTGTGAGCGGGTTGGCGACTGAGGTACGGCCGCCATATGACGTGAATTTTACCGGGCGGGGCTAACCCCGTGCTGCCGGATGGGTTCGCTTCCATGTGACGCGGCGCGCGCCGCGAGCTGCTGCAGATAGGCGGCAAACAGATCGCTCGACTGCTGCCGGAACATGCGGATGCGCCCCGTGTGGCTGAGCACCAGCAGGCCGACGACATGGGCGAACAGGGCGGTCACCTCGGCCAGCGCCATGGCTTGCGTCATGCCGAGTTCCTGCAAGGCGGTCTCGACTGGCGCAAGCGAATCGCGCAGGCGCTTGTTCAACTGCTCATTGAGCTCCGCCGTCAGCCCGCGCGGCTGCATGCCCTGGAACAGATAAAAGCCCAGATCGAGATCGCGCGGGTTGTCTGCATAGAACTGAAAAAACGCCTTCGCGGCTGCGGCAAGGCGCTGGTCGGGCTTGCCAGTTGCGGGGCCCACGGCGATTCGCACGGCCTCGTTGAGCCGCTCCAGCGATTCGCCCAGCAGCGCCGCGTACACGTCTTCCTTGCTCGTGAAATAGCTGTAGATCGCGCCCGGCGTGTAGCCCGCGTGTTTGGCGATCTCGCGAATGCTCGTGCCTTCGAGGCCCAGCTCGAAAAACACCGCGCGGGCGGAATCCAGCACATGCTGGCGACGGGCATCGGACAGCGTTTTCTGGCGAGCGGGGCGGATGCTTTGCGCCGTGTTTTTCGAAGCGGGTGCGATTCTGGACATGCGGCATTGTAGATATTGCCGAATTTGTTGAACAGTGTTTAAATATTAAACGGTGTTCAATAAATATTCGAGACCCACACGATGAAGGAGACAGACATGGAGACCAAGAACTTGGTGCAGCCCCCCGAGCGCGCCCGCTTGATGACCGGCGAGGAGTACCGCGAATCGCTCAGGCGGCTCAAGCCGGTCGTTTACGTGGACGGCCAGTTGATCGACAGCGTGGTCGATGCGCCGTCGCTGCGTCCGGGCGTCAACGCGCTGTCGTTCACCTACGACTTTGCGTTGCGCCCCGAGGTCGCGCCGATTGCGCTGGCCACGCAGACCGACCGCAATTGCGTGGTCAACCGCATGCTGCACATCAACGAGTCCTCGGGCGACCTGCTCAACAAGCTCGAAGTCGTGCGCGTGATGTGCCAAGAAACCGGCTGCGCCCAGCGTTATCTGGGCCACGACGCGCTCAACGGCATCGCGCAGGCCGTCGCGCAGATCGACGATGCACGCGGCGGCAGCGAGCACCGCGAGCGCTTCGCGGCTTATCTGGCCGACGTGCAGGACCGCGACATTGCACTCGGCGTGGCGATGACCGACGCCAAGGGCGACCGCAGCAAGAAGCCGCACCAGCAGGCCAATCCCGACACCTACGTCCACGTCGTCAGCCGCGACGCCAAGGGCATCGTCATCAGCGGTGCCAAAGCCATCGTGACCGGCGCGCCCTACATGCACGAACTGCTCGTCATGCCCAGCCGCAATATGGGCAAGGAAGACGCCGACTTCGCCGTCTGCTGCGCCGTGCCGGTCGATGCCAAGGGCGTGACCATGATCTCGCGCCCCGCAGGCCGACCCGGTGACAAGCTCGAACACGGCGACGCGCTGTTCTCGCGCCGCTTCGGTCAGGCCACGGCGGTGGTCATCTTCGACCAGGTGTTCGTGCCATGGGACCGCGTGTTCTTCGAGGGCGAATGGGAACTCAGCCACGTGCTCACCTACAGCTACGCCACGCACCATCGCCACAGCTGCATCGCCGCGCGCGCGGGTTTCGGCGATCTGCTGATCGGAGCAGGCGCGCTCATGTGCGAAGCCAACGGGCTCGACCCCGACGTGAAGAGCAATCTACGTGAGCCCATGGTCGAACTCATCAAGATCGTCGAGGGCTTTTTCGCCTGCGGCGTGGCCGCCAGCGTCTACGCCACGCAGGACAAGCACAGCCGCAGCTTCATGCCCGACGCGGTGTTCAGCAACATCGGCAAACTGCTGCTCGCCACCCAGATCTACGACATGCACCGCCTCGCGCACGAGGTCTCGGGCGGCCTGATCGTTGCCTTGCCCGGCCCGGATGAAGACCACAACCCCGCAACCGCCGCAAGCCTTGCCGAAGTGCTGCGCGCCAATCCCGACGTGCCCTACGACAAGCGCATCGAAGCCGCACGTTTCATGGAAGACCTCACCGCGTCATACCAGGCCGGCTGGTACTCGCTCATCAGCCTGCACGGCGGCGGCTCGCCCGCAGCGCTCAAGCAGGAAATCTGGCGCAACTACCCGCTGGGCAACAAGGTCGATCTGGTCGAACGCCTGCTCGACCGAGGCGTGCTTGCAGAGCAGGGCGAACGCTCCATCACCCGCAACCGCCAGCCGGGCTGCTGCTGCGACACCGGCTGCACCACACCCGGACAGCCGGTGATGGTGCCGTTGCCGGAGTCCCGCAAGACGGCGTAGTGATTTTCTTGCTCCGCAGATAGGAGATGGCCGGGCGCGGGATAATGGCGGCCATATGTCTTCTTCCCCCAAAGTCCTGTTCGGCTTTCACGCCGTTGGCGTGCGCATGAAAACCGCGCCGCAATCGATCATCGAGGTTTACTACGAGGCCACGCGCCGCGATGCGCGCATGCGCCAGTTCGTGGAGCGCGCCAAAGAGGTGGGGGTGCGGCTGATCGAGGCGGATTCGCTGCGCATCGCCAAGCTGGCGGGCTCGCATGGTCACCAGGGCGTGGCGGCGCGCGTGCAGGAGATCGCGCAGGTGACGTCGCTCGACGACCTGCTCGATCAACTGGAAGCCGACGGCGTGAAGAACCCGCTGCTGCTGGTGCTCGACGGTGTGACCGATCCGCACAATCTGGGCGCTTGCCTGCGTGTGGCCGACGGTGCGGGCGTGCACGCTGTGATCGCTCCCAAGGACAACGCGGCCGGCATCAACGCTACGGTGGCCAAGGTGGCCAGCGGTGCGGCGGAAACCGTGCCGTACTTCATGGTGACCAATCTGGCGCGTACCCTGAACGAGTTGAAGGAACGCAACATCTGGTGCATCGGCACGAGTGGCGACGCCGACAAGACGATCTACGAGGTCGATCTGAAGGGCCCGGTCGCGCTGGTGCTGGGTGCGGAAGGCGACGGCATGCGCCAGCTCACGCGCAAGACCTGCGATCAGTTGGTGAAGATCCCCATGAAGGGCGCGGTCGAGAGCCTGAACGTCTCGGTGGCGAGCGGCGTTTGTCTCTACGAAACCGTGCGTCAACGCGGCATCTGAGCGGGTGAGGTGAGATCGTCATCATGAGCAACGAAGAACAAGCAGGGCAGACTGAGCAAGAAGAGCCGATGGCCGTTGCTGCCCAATGGGTGGCAACGGCCAAAAACATCGTGGTATTGACCGGAGCAGGCATCAGCGCCGAATCTGGCGTGCCGACTTTTCGCGACGCGCAGACGGGTTTCTGGTCCCAGTACCGGCCCGAGGATATGGCATCGCAGACGGGCTACCGGGCCAATCCGGCCATGGTCTGGCGCTGGTACGAATACCGCCGCGAATTGGTCGCCAAGGTCGAGCCCAACGCTGGCCATGTCGCGCTTGCCGCTTTTGAAAAAACCCACAAGACCGGGCAGTTCACGCTGGTCACGCAGAACGTCGATGGCCTGCATCAACGCGCGGGCAGCAGCGACGTGCTGTGCCTGCACGGCGATCTGAATACGCAAGCTTGGCTGGACACGCCCAAGGACTGCTGCCATCTCGACTACGCCGAAGCGGGCGATCCACCCCATTGCGATCAATGCGGCAATCTGGTCCGACCAGCCGTGGTCTGGTTTGGCGAAGCGCTTCCCTACCGCGTGCTCGATCGCGCGCAAAAGGCTTCTGAGGCCTGCGATCTGATGCTGGTGGTAGGCACCGCCGGGGCGGTCTATCCCGCCGCAGGTCTGGCGCGCCTGGCTTCACGCGTTGGAGCCAAGGTCATCATCGTGAATCCATCGGTCAGTGAATTGGACGACGCCGCAGACCTGATCGTTCGCAGCCCGGCGTCCGTGGCGCTGCCGTGGATTCTGGGGACGGGCGAGACGCGTATTGCGGCTTGAGCTGGTAGGGGTCAAGTTGGCGCGAATGGGGAGTGGGCGGCGCTTCACGCGTGAGGCAGTGGAGTCGAGTGTTCAACTTCGTGTGTCGACCCAAAGCGGGCATTTGCGCTCTTTCCATCCATGTATGCATGGGAGGTATCCACGGCATCATCATCCCGATGAGTAACCGTTAGAGAGCATCTAAAAATTGTGCAATTTCCCATTTCCGGTGAGCTAGTGCCAATGCTGAGGCGGTTTGACCAAACGAGTTTGCGATTTTGTGCGCGGCACCAGCTGCAATTAGAGCCTTCACGGTTTCCAGATTTCCATGGCTCGCGGCCCAATGAAGCGGCGTGAGACCTGTTTGCTCCTGCAAATTCGGGTCCGCACCTTGGGCAATGAGAAACGTCACCATTTCGATGTGCCCCCATGCCGATGCACCATGCAGGGGTGACTCGCCAACCGAGTCCTGCACATCAACGGATACTCCATTGCGCACAAGTTGCTCTGCGTGTGCAAGGTCGTTTGCCCATGCAGCGGAATGCAAAGGCGTCTCTGCTGCGCCCTGAGCCGCACTTCCCGAAGGCAATTCGTTGTCCATGGACAGTTCCCACTACGTCAAAGGCTGTCAAATATACCGTTCGATGAAGTCAACGGATTTTGATCTTGAGAGCTCCTCGCTTACTACGACTCAGGAGCTCAAAAGTGGCCCCGGAGCCGCAGCTGACAGTGGCAGCCCAACTTCCGCTTCTGGCCGTCCTCCGACCTTCACAGACTGGCCGTCTGCAGAAGCCCGCTTGCACCTGCCGCCGCTTCCCGTGAGCTCGGCGAAGCAGTTCAGATCACACCAAACGCACCCAGCACAGCGCCAATGCTCAGCAGCCAAAGCAGGTGAATCTTGGTACGCCAGACCAGCACCGCAGTGACTGCCGTCACGCACCACAGCGGCCAAGCTGCCAGCGGGCCGCCGTGGGCGCTGGCGAGGACCCAGCCGGTGGCGCAGAGCAGGCCCACGACCAGCGGGGCCATGCCTTGTTTGAAGGCACGCACGGCGCGCATTTCGCGGTGTTGTTGTGCCCAGCGGGTGGCGACGAAGGTCAGTGTGCTGCTGGGCAAGAGAATGCCGACCATGCAGACGACTACGCCGAGGCTCCCCAACAGCCAGCCGAGGTGGCTGCCTGCGGGGGCGGCGCTCATGCCGATGTTCCAGCCGAACAGCGCGACGAACAGCACGTTGGGCCCCGGTGCGGATTGGGCAATCGCAATCGAGTTGTTGAACTGCAGATCGGTGAGTAAATGGTGTTCATCGACCAGATAGCGGTGCATGTCCGGCGCGGTGGCGATGGCTCCGCCTACGGACAGCAGCGACAGCGTCATGTAGTAGACGAACAAGTGCAACCAGTCGGCGGCTTGCATCGTGATGTGGGTTTCCATGCCGAGCCTTTTTTTATTGGGACTTGGTTGCCTGAGCGGTGTCGCGCCCGAGCTTGAACCAGGTGAGCACGCAGGCGGTGCCACCGACCACTGGCAGCACCCAGCCCAGCGGAAAGCGCCACAGCGCCATTGCCGCAAAAGTGATGGCGGCGAACACCCAGCACACCATCGGCCCGAGCGGATGCTTGCGAAACGCCACCGCGAGTCGGAAGCCCGCGCCGATCACCAGGCCCGCCGCCACCGCGCCCATGCCGCGCAGCGCGCCTGCCACCTGCGGAACTGCGGAGTAATGTTGGTAGAGGATGGCCAGCACGATCACCAGCAGCATGGGAATGCTCAACATGCCGAGCACCGCCGTGATCGCTCCGCGCAGGCCGAAATAGCGGTCGCCGATCATCATCGACAGATTGACCACGTTGGGGCCGGGCAGGATCTGCGCGACGGCCCAGTCTTCGATGAATTCCTCGTTGGTGATCCACTGGCGGCGGTCCACCATCTCGCGCTGCACGACCGCGAGCACGCCGCCAAAGCCCTGCAGCGCCAAAATTGTGAAGGCCCAGAACAGCTCGCGCAGATTGGCGGGGCGTTTGAGCACTGGAGCGGTTGGGGTGGGGAGCGGTGCGGGAGCGACGGTCATGCTTGTCTCGGTGTTGTGCCCCGATGGTAAGCGCAGTGCGGCTTCCGGCTTGGGTGCAGGACATCGCGGAACGAGAAGCGGCCATCAGGTCTTGAGATGGTTGCCGCCCGATGTCCACCGAGACTGCGACTAACATTCGGTGGAGTATTCAGCGTCTGTGCAGAACGAACAAGGAGATTTTCATGAAGCTGGTCCGATATGGCGAGATGGGCGCGGAGCGCGCCGGGGTGGTCGATGCTGAGGGGCGTGTGCGCGATCTGTCGATGCTGCTGCCCGAAGTGGGGCCGCAGCAGCTTTCGCCGCGCACCCTGTCCGCGCTGGCAGCCATCGACATCGGCAAGCTGCCGTTGGTGGAAGAGGGTGTGCGACTGGGTTGCCCGATCGGCCATGTCGGCAAGATCGTCTGCGTGGGCCTGAACTACCGCGACCATGCGGAAGAAGCCAACATGCCCGTGCCCAAGGAGCCGGTGCTGTTCATGAAGGCGATCACCACATTGAGCGGCCCGAACGACGATGTGCAGATTCCGCCCGGTGCGGAGAAGGCCGACTGGGAGGTCGAACTCGGCATCGTGATCGGCACGCGGCTCAAGCATGTGAAAAAGGAAGCTGCGACGCAGCACATCGCCGGTTATGTGCTGGCCAACGATGTCTCCGAACGTGCCTACCAGACCGAGCGTGGCGGACAGTGGGACAAGGGCAAGAGTTACGACACTTTCGCGCCCATCGGCCCGTGGCTGGTGACCGCCGACGAGGTGGCCGATCCGCACGCGCTTGGTCTGTGGCTCGACGTGAACGGCCAGCGCATGCAGGACGGCAACACGAAGAACTTCATCTTCGACGTGCCGACCATGCTGTCCTACATCAGCGACTTCATGACGCTGGAGCCCGGCGACATCGTGCTGACCGGCACGCCCGCAGGCGTGGGGCTGGGCCAGAAGCCTGCGCCCAAATTCCTGCGTGTGGGCGACGAGATGCGTCTGGGCATCACGGGGCTGGGGGAGCAGCGGCTCAAGTGCGTGGCGGGCGGGGGCTGATCCCGCTCACTCGGTACGCTGCTCAATAGGCTGCGCCATGGGCGGCCAGCACCGGGTCGCCCTGAATCGCGGTGGAGGCGCGGCCATCGGCACCGACCGGAATTTGCCCGACCAAGGTGCTGCGGTAGAGTTGGCGATCGAACTCCAGCGCGAAGATGTCCTGCGGCGCGACATGGGCGGTGGCGCGGTTGTCCCAGAAGGCAATCGATCCGGGCTCCCACTTGAAGCGCACGGTGAAGTCGCTGCGCACTGCGTGCTCCCACAGAAACTCCAGCAGCACGCGCGATTCGCGGGTGTGCAGGCCGTTGATCTGCTTGAGAAAACCGGGGCTGATGTAGAGCACTTTCTCACCGGTTTCCGGATGCACGGTCACCAGCGGGTGTTCGCTGACCAGCGTGTTGTTGCGCACCAGTTCCAGATATTCGGCGGTGGCGTTCGCGCCTTGCGGCGGGCTGAAGCGGTGCTCGCCGCGCAGGGTCTGCAAAAAGGACTGCAGGGCCGGTGACAGGGCTTCGTAGGCCACGGCCAGATTGGTCCATTGCGTATCGCCGCCGTAGGGCGGAATGGTCACGCCGCGCAGAATCGACGCCGCCGGTGGGTTGTGCGCGGCCGTCACGTCGGCATGCCAACCCGTCCATGGACGCTGCTCCGCCTGACCGCTGTGGCGGTTGGCCTTGCGGTGCTTGGCAATCGAGTACAGCTCGGGATGGCCATCCACATGACCGAAAACGGGATGGCCCAGCGTGAGCTCGCCAAACTGGCGCGAGAACGCGACATGCTCGTCGTGCGAGAGATGCTGGTCGCGAAAGAAAATCACCTTCCAGCGCAGCAGGGCGGAGCGAAGGGTGTGCACTTCGGCATCACTGAGCGCCTGCTTGAGATCGACCCCACCGATCAGCGCGCCGATGTGTGCGGACTGCGGCGTCACCTGGATATGCGGGGTGGTGTTCTGTGCAGCGGCGAGCTGTTCGTCCAGGCGTTGCAGCGGGTTGTGTGGCAGTGGCGCGTTCATATGGCTTCTCCTCGTTGTGTTGGTTGTATTGGTCGTGGTGGCTGCGATGTCGACTCAGCGTGCGTTGGCGACTTTCACCGCAGTGGCGGGCAGCAGGCCGAGTTCGAGCAGCAGCGCGTGGCTGCGTGCGACTTGTTCGGTGAGGGCGCGAGCGGTTTCCTTGGGGCCGAGAAACTGTGCGTCCCACTGGTTCAGGGCCACGAAATCCTTCCACTCGCGGGTTTCGGACACCTTGCGCAGTGCGCTCACCCAGTAGGTCTTCTGCGGCTCGCCGAGCCCGGACGGCGCCATCACGCCTTGAAAGGAGTCGCTCACGTAGTCGATGCCTTGCTCTTTCCAGGTGGGCGACTGGGCAAACACGCCGCCCAGACGCTGGTCCGCCGCAATCGCGAGGATGCGCACGCGGCCGGATTGGAGATACGGCAGCAGATTGGGCGTGGTGGCGGAGACCACGTCCAGATGGCCACCGACCAGTGCCGTCATCGATTCTGCCGAAGACTTGTACGGAACAATGCGCAGCTTTTTGATGTCGACACCACCTTGCTGCAAGGGCCGCGCAGCGCCGAGATGAATGTGATTGCCAAGCGTGGTGGCGATGCCGATGGAGTATTTCTCTGGGTCCTGACGCAGTTGCGCGATCAGGTCATGCGCGTTTTTCAAGGGCGAATCGGCGCGCACCACGACGGTAGTGAATTCGCGGAACAGGGTCACCAGCGGCGTGCTGTTCTGCAGATGGGCGGGCAGGGCGTTCTGGGCCAGACTGTTGCCGTAGCTGGTGCTCAGCGTCATCAGCGTATGGGCGTCGCCGGGGTGACGGTTCAGGCTTTCCAGTGCCGCAATCGAATGCGCGCCCGATTTGTTGCTGACCACGATGCTGGGCGCAAACCCCTCGCGCGTCAGCAGTTCGGTGAGCTTGCGTGCAGCCACGTCGAGGGCCGCTCCCGCGCCGCTCGGAACGATGAATTCCGTGGCCTTGGTGGGCTTCCATGTCGTGCTGGTTGCAGTCGTGTTCTGTGCGACGGCATGGCCCGCCATCAGCGTGCTGCAGACCGCCGCCACCATGGCCACCCAGCGGGCTGCGTTGCGACGAATGGCGGGTTGTGCTGCGATGGCGACTGACATGAAAGGCTCCGGAACTCTTGGACAAGAGGGAGACTTTAGAAGCCACGCTGCGCTGCAACAACGAAGGATTCAATATGACGACATGCGAAAAACCTGCTTGCACCCGGTGCATGTGGGGGCAAAGTCGTGCTTTCGTTTTCCGGTCGAATTTTTCGACTAGTCTTCAAACCCTTGGACGCGTTCTTTGGCCTGTGTGGCCAAGCGGTCCAGAGGTTTTTCAGTCATGTCTCCACTTCTTTTGCTCGGCGCGGCCATCGTCACCGAGGTGATCGCCACCACTGCTCTCAAATCGTCCGACGGCTTTCAGCGTATCGCTCCCGGTGCGCTGGCGGTCGTGGGTTACTGCATTTCTTTTTATCTGCTGTCGCAGGTGATGAAGTCCATCCCGACGGGCGTGGTCTACGCCATCTGGTCGGGGCTGGGCATTGTGCTGATCTCCATCGTCGGCTGGCTGGTGCACAACCAGAAGCTCGATTGGCCTGCCGTGGCGGGCATGGCGTTGATCGTGATCGGCGTGCTGGTGATCCAGCTGTTTTCCAAGACGGCAGGGCACTGAGATCCTGAACAGGTTCTGAGCGCCGACGCGTGTTGCGCAGCCGGCGGATGCCGCCTTATTTGCGGCCGAGCTTGTCGCTCCAGTCCTTCTTTTGTTGGGCTTCCTCGACGGGTTGCAGTACCCAGCCTGCCATCACTTCTTCGCGCTGTTGGGTCAGGCGCGCATCGATGCGCTTGGCAGCCACGCGGGCCACGCATTCGAGCTTTTGCAAGTCCTTTTGCGTGAGTGTCGGATCGGCGGCCATGCTGAAGGTGCACAGCGTTCCGTAGACCTGACCGTTGACGAGCACGATGGGCGCGCTGATGTGCGCGCCGACGCGAAATGGCGTGTCCGGCAGCTTGGCGCTTTGGCGATGGGTTTCGGCGTCATGCACGAGCTTGGGCAGACGACCGTCGAGCACGCATTGGCAGAATGACTCTTCCAGCCGCGAACCGCCGCCGGTGGCGATCAGGTCGCAGCCGGGTTTGTTGTCCACATGCTTGAACATGCGCTTGCCGTCGCGAATTTCGGAGATGAAGATCACGTCCATCTTCAAGTTTTCGCGCAGGTCGTGAAGCACCTGGCGGACGGTGTCGTCCACCAGCTCGTCGCTTTGATCCGCGGTAGTGACAATCAGCTCGGTGACGCTGACTTCGAGCGCGTCCGGTGCGTAGTCCCAGATGTGCATGGCCAATGGATACCCCTTCGTAACACTTCGTTTTGTGGTGTGAAGTTTAGCGACGGTTGATGGCCGATAGAAGGAAATGCGCGTCGGCAGCGCGGCTATTTCTGCTGGCTCTTGCGCTCGACACTCTCCACTACCTCGGTCTTGAACTCGCCGGGCATGACGATTTCCAGCATCTCGATGTCCTCGCTGTGCCCCAGTTCGCGATGGCGAATGCCCGGCGGTTGGTAGACGCAGGAACCCGCCTCCAGCCGCACGGGGCCGTGGCCTTCGTATTCGAATTCCACCCAGCCCTTGAGCACGTAGACAAGCTGGAACTGGGTGTGGTGCAGGTGCGGCACGCCGTTGAATTCTTCGCCTTGCGCCGCGCGGATCACATGCGCGACGACGCGGCCATCGGTGACCTTGTTCATGCCCAGATCGCGGTACTCGAAGAAGGAGCGCAGCCCGCGCTCGAAGAGGGCATTGTGGGCGTGGGTGACGACGAGCTGA
This genomic stretch from Diaphorobacter sp. HDW4B harbors:
- a CDS encoding arylesterase, whose amino-acid sequence is MVLTCAAWACTGAQAASGTPGTSGAPATILVVGDSISAEYGLARGTGWVTLLERQIATDKISAKVVNASVSGDTTSGGRSRLPALLKTHQPTHVILELGANDALRGLPLKNTDDNLSWMTEQSQKAGAKVVLVGMQVPPNYGGKYTQQFGEVFPAVAKKYQTALVPFLLKGVADDADPTRLFQADRIHPNATAQPLLLGNVWPVLKPLLK
- a CDS encoding ABC transporter ATP-binding protein, which translates into the protein MTESSSAQTSAAIEPIIAVDHVHKSVEDSTGSLDILRDIDFRLAPKETVAIVGASGSGKSTLLSIIAGLDTPSKGAVRLAGQDLFALDEDERAALRGQKMGFVFQSFQLMGNLTALENVMLPLELVADRNARTLAQEMLARVGLGQRLNHYPKVLSGGEQQRVALARAFVVKPAVLLADEPTGSLDFATGETIMQLMFDLNCELGTTLVMVTHDRGIAARCDRRIVIEAGRVASMD
- the sstT gene encoding serine/threonine transporter SstT, which gives rise to MILSPVVNWFKRTSLVAQIAIALVLGIAIALLAPGLAAQLSILGTLFIAALKAVAPVLVFVLVIAAISNHKVGETTLIKPVLALYAVGTLAAAAVGVAASFMFPSQLVLDVQTAAAKAPGSISEVLLELLMNVVSNPVKAISEANYIGILAWAVALGMALRHASETTRNTLQDLSDAVTQIIQLVIRFAPFGILGLVATTFADAGLQALKGYAHLLVVLVGCMLFVALVINPLIVWFMIRRNPFPLVLTCLRESGVTAFFTRSSAANIPINLALAKRLKLHEDTYSVAIPLGATINMAGAAVTISVLSLATAHTLGIPVDVPTALLLCVVASVCACGASGVAGGSLLLIPLACSLFGISNDVAMQVVGIGFIIGILQDSTETALNSSTDVIFTAAASMAAERKQIA
- a CDS encoding TetR/AcrR family transcriptional regulator, which produces MSRIAPASKNTAQSIRPARQKTLSDARRQHVLDSARAVFFELGLEGTSIREIAKHAGYTPGAIYSYFTSKEDVYAALLGESLERLNEAVRIAVGPATGKPDQRLAAAAKAFFQFYADNPRDLDLGFYLFQGMQPRGLTAELNEQLNKRLRDSLAPVETALQELGMTQAMALAEVTALFAHVVGLLVLSHTGRIRMFRQQSSDLFAAYLQQLAARAASHGSEPIRQHGVSPAR
- a CDS encoding 4-hydroxyphenylacetate 3-hydroxylase family protein, whose protein sequence is METKNLVQPPERARLMTGEEYRESLRRLKPVVYVDGQLIDSVVDAPSLRPGVNALSFTYDFALRPEVAPIALATQTDRNCVVNRMLHINESSGDLLNKLEVVRVMCQETGCAQRYLGHDALNGIAQAVAQIDDARGGSEHRERFAAYLADVQDRDIALGVAMTDAKGDRSKKPHQQANPDTYVHVVSRDAKGIVISGAKAIVTGAPYMHELLVMPSRNMGKEDADFAVCCAVPVDAKGVTMISRPAGRPGDKLEHGDALFSRRFGQATAVVIFDQVFVPWDRVFFEGEWELSHVLTYSYATHHRHSCIAARAGFGDLLIGAGALMCEANGLDPDVKSNLREPMVELIKIVEGFFACGVAASVYATQDKHSRSFMPDAVFSNIGKLLLATQIYDMHRLAHEVSGGLIVALPGPDEDHNPATAASLAEVLRANPDVPYDKRIEAARFMEDLTASYQAGWYSLISLHGGGSPAALKQEIWRNYPLGNKVDLVERLLDRGVLAEQGERSITRNRQPGCCCDTGCTTPGQPVMVPLPESRKTA